In a single window of the Neodiprion virginianus isolate iyNeoVirg1 chromosome 1, iyNeoVirg1.1, whole genome shotgun sequence genome:
- the LOC124310065 gene encoding enhancer of split mgamma protein-like, whose product MQMHEQVIVDGQEQPISRTYQYRKVMKPMLERKRRARINRCLDELKDLMVTALAGDGENVAKLEKADILELTVRHLHKLQRQQRLSANPVIDADRFRAGYTHCANEVSRCLAATPGVDVALGTKLMTHLGHKLNAMDKTGPLTIHVIAPQSSPTGSESTDDIGEDYSMPLTPASSQPSPARSDVEGASFSHRGLLQVAKPTESVWRPW is encoded by the exons ATGCAGATGCACGAGCAGGTTATTGTCGATGGACAGGAACAACCGATCAGCAGGACTTATCAATACAGAAAG GTGATGAAACCGATGTTGGAACGCAAACGTAGGGCGCGTATAAACAGATGTCTCGACGAGCTGAAGGACCTGATGGTGACGGCGCTTGCTGGCGACGGAGAAAACGTCGCGAAGCTCGAGAAGGCCGACATCCTAGAATTGACGGTTCGACACCTCCACAAGCTCCAGAGGCAGCAAAGACTCTCGGCTAACCCGGTCATAGACGCGGACAGATTCAGGGCCGGTTACACGCATTGCGCGAACGAGGTTAGCCGGTGCCTGGCGGCGACGCCGGGCGTCGACGTCGCCCTTGGAACCAAGCTCATGACGCACTTGGGCCACAAGCTCAACGCTATGGACAAGACGGGACCTCTGACCATCCACGTCATCGCCCCCCAGTCATCGCCGACGGGCAGCGAAAGCACCGACGACATCGGCGAGGACTATTCCATGCCACTGACGCCGGCCTCCAGCCAACCGTCGCCCGCCAGATCCGACGTCGAGGGGGCCTCGTTCAGTCATCGGGGCCTTCTGCAGGTCGCCAAGCCGACAGAGTCCGTTTGGAGACCGTGGTAA